From Solwaraspora sp. WMMD1047, the proteins below share one genomic window:
- a CDS encoding helix-turn-helix transcriptional regulator: MKAQALHGHLDALLLAVLEGGALHGYAIIEELRARSGGTLNLPTGTIYPALRRLERAGLVESDWSTVNGRERRTYRLTGAGHRALAGERVSWGEFSATVGRFLGAGAPPQALS, translated from the coding sequence ATGAAGGCCCAGGCGCTGCACGGACACCTCGACGCACTCCTGCTCGCGGTGCTGGAAGGGGGCGCGCTGCACGGCTACGCGATCATCGAGGAGCTCCGGGCCCGCAGCGGCGGCACCCTCAACCTGCCGACCGGCACGATCTATCCGGCCCTGCGTCGCCTGGAGCGGGCCGGCCTGGTGGAGAGTGACTGGAGCACGGTCAACGGCCGGGAGCGGCGCACCTACCGGCTGACCGGGGCCGGTCACCGGGCACTGGCCGGGGAGCGGGTGAGCTGGGGCGAGTTCAGCGCGACCGTGGGCCGGTTCCTCGGCGCCGGCGCGCCGCCGCAGGCGTTGTCCTGA
- a CDS encoding permease prefix domain 1-containing protein, with amino-acid sequence MIDEYVHRLDRALHGPRRLKREVLTEARHSLIDSAEAYQNDGLPAAEAERRAVAEFGTVGQLADDYQAELAATATRSLTGRVVLVWLLLVAGADLTWRGAPWSGPRPSSSYLLLSGSVTWLWVCSGLLAAGGYLWLIWSARRGQPGSVPRVRAVGRALAGSLTLGGLAGVGLFVWSLVLWDAARTWPPMLIGMVVLAGAYAWLGGAVRSCLTAAR; translated from the coding sequence ATGATCGACGAGTACGTGCACCGCCTCGACCGGGCGCTGCACGGTCCCCGCCGGCTCAAGCGCGAGGTGCTGACCGAGGCTCGGCACAGCCTGATCGACTCGGCGGAGGCGTACCAGAACGATGGCCTGCCGGCGGCGGAGGCCGAGCGCCGGGCGGTGGCGGAGTTCGGCACGGTGGGCCAGCTCGCCGACGATTACCAGGCCGAACTGGCGGCCACGGCGACCCGCTCGTTGACCGGCCGGGTGGTCCTGGTCTGGCTGCTGCTGGTCGCCGGTGCCGACCTGACCTGGCGAGGCGCGCCCTGGTCGGGCCCGCGTCCGTCGTCGAGCTACCTGTTGCTCTCCGGTTCGGTGACCTGGCTGTGGGTCTGCTCGGGGCTGCTGGCGGCCGGCGGGTATCTCTGGTTGATCTGGAGCGCGCGCCGCGGGCAGCCGGGTTCGGTGCCCCGGGTGCGGGCCGTCGGGCGGGCGCTCGCCGGGTCGCTCACGCTGGGCGGGTTGGCCGGGGTCGGGCTCTTCGTCTGGTCGCTGGTGCTCTGGGACGCCGCCCGGACCTGGCCACCGATGCTCATCGGCATGGTCGTGCTGGCCGGGGCCTACGCCTGGCTCGGCGGCGCCGTCCGGTCCTGCCTCACCGCCGCCCGCTGA
- a CDS encoding DNA primase, with protein sequence MARQSPNRPDADEPGEELDSKSTALDDIDDPHAETDVDEPAAETDIDADSTADDAAGGDIDRSLWEDVRIEPVEIALPAGAGFTLRAYRLSTELTPTDIGQREDDDLFAARSRRAEEDADDDETVVILDEEFGDQFDTDEETDDPRDRKARGRRTDSDDEDDAADDEADSDAVDSDAESAAADEDDKDEEEPAAEEVPIFLSHGGKLLLFKSPESLVSFVRSGAPNDLAQLDTWDQLVDRLQPADVVPLDEDSYELDLVVENLRGGHDTWDATLLIEAGEVARDLAYALRLPAVLDMLSTGSSLDDLDEALRAAAGGGIGGFMGRRRLRKIGAQTASLGWRTIIGKISAAVDWRD encoded by the coding sequence GTGGCCCGCCAGTCGCCCAACCGGCCGGACGCCGACGAGCCCGGCGAAGAGCTCGACAGCAAGAGCACGGCACTCGACGACATCGACGACCCCCACGCGGAGACCGATGTCGATGAGCCAGCCGCCGAGACCGACATCGACGCGGACTCGACAGCCGACGACGCGGCCGGCGGCGACATCGACCGTTCTCTCTGGGAGGACGTCCGGATCGAGCCGGTCGAGATCGCGCTGCCGGCCGGCGCCGGCTTCACGCTCCGGGCGTACCGGCTGTCGACCGAGCTGACCCCGACCGACATCGGCCAACGCGAGGACGACGACCTCTTCGCCGCCCGGTCCCGACGGGCCGAGGAGGACGCGGACGACGACGAGACGGTCGTGATCCTCGACGAGGAGTTCGGCGACCAGTTCGACACCGACGAGGAGACCGACGACCCGCGCGACCGGAAGGCCCGCGGTCGGCGTACCGACTCCGACGACGAGGACGACGCCGCCGACGACGAGGCCGACAGTGACGCAGTCGACAGCGACGCCGAGAGTGCGGCGGCCGACGAGGACGACAAGGACGAGGAGGAGCCGGCCGCCGAGGAGGTGCCGATCTTCCTCAGCCACGGCGGCAAGCTGCTGCTGTTCAAGAGCCCGGAATCGCTCGTCAGCTTCGTCCGCTCCGGCGCGCCGAACGACCTCGCCCAGCTGGACACCTGGGACCAGCTCGTCGACCGGCTTCAGCCCGCCGACGTGGTGCCGTTGGACGAGGACTCCTACGAGCTCGACCTGGTGGTGGAGAACCTGCGCGGTGGCCACGACACCTGGGACGCCACCCTGCTGATCGAGGCCGGCGAGGTGGCCCGCGACCTGGCGTACGCGCTGCGGCTGCCGGCGGTGCTGGATATGCTCTCCACCGGGTCCAGCCTGGATGACCTGGACGAGGCACTGCGGGCCGCGGCCGGTGGCGGGATCGGCGGCTTCATGGGTCGGCGCAGGTTGCGCAAAATCGGGGCACAAACGGCAAGTTTGGGTTGGCGGACAATTATCGGCAAGATCTCTGCCGCCGTGGACTGGCGCGACTGA
- a CDS encoding transposase, which yields MSREEDDAVALVRVYCGLASADSAGRPVSAGSTLTAAVVDDAGRLLHVCEIGDDPAGYAQLGSLLVERSSGPSGAAIAADSDDHVVTSLLSAAGRPLAIVDDDLVDDFAERFADDESVEEMESPPAQRRAVGLARALQAGALSATTLPAPRDLAGFKPVLAAHAALANGRHGAAVALREVLRELYPAALRAYPDPAEPVSLAVLDALPEPGLLGGTSARGRDTSVATDAIAAHLAADGVADAAAITDAVTALRVAIAETPRRAPANQALTSAVAETVRQAVAAVRACDAACDALVATLDARVTTPAPVSGRRTVRRAAPEAPAALAPARSGSDRRAAYDDRGAPEPAVLAGRVATENRPNGRPAHEPVPSGGRRSRPEPATSLPLPPRPVAPPPVAPAPVAPPPVAPRPVAPAAAHAAPVSAAPAPTSAPPGPGRRSDPPANRPISAPPPPPPGITPISPAARGPVPPADAGEPFRATLTTAAINSARSERRPTPITPRPKTNGESRPPTGGFGATDLTLPMPAPRPDNAPAPGSRANWPLVNSGDRPDAPAAQDRPFTFGDPPAELQRRTGAAAEGRVTPPWLADDLPPEPPTLRLVEPPTEERLGEERSRRGERVLDGDRRHAADRAGRDALDGDRSRRDPLDGGRSRRDALDGGRLPERSPVGGLAQREEPRFDAPPLRLVDQESTDRGGRSGRSRRAAEIGDPPSAPVSSEGDGDLLIFAATRSAWFTGHAEESELDWSSTAADTGWRAAEQAAQPAVGAETEAGLPKRVPQANLVPGSPLRDERPLRIVRDAARIAEHTTGYFRGWRRGQEIGGYAVGGRPGREAAGGWDFSRDPIERDDRDFEFRPASYRS from the coding sequence GTGTCCCGGGAGGAGGACGACGCCGTGGCGCTCGTGCGGGTGTACTGCGGTCTGGCCTCGGCGGATTCAGCTGGTCGACCGGTCTCGGCCGGCTCGACGCTGACGGCCGCCGTGGTGGACGACGCGGGCCGGTTGCTGCATGTCTGCGAGATCGGCGACGATCCGGCCGGCTACGCACAGCTCGGGTCGCTGCTCGTCGAACGGTCCAGCGGACCGAGCGGCGCCGCGATCGCCGCGGACAGCGACGATCACGTCGTCACCTCCCTGCTGAGCGCCGCCGGCCGCCCCCTGGCGATCGTCGACGACGACCTGGTCGACGACTTCGCCGAGCGGTTCGCCGACGACGAGTCGGTGGAGGAGATGGAATCCCCGCCCGCCCAGCGGCGCGCGGTGGGGCTGGCCCGGGCGTTACAGGCCGGCGCCCTCTCCGCCACCACCCTGCCCGCTCCCCGGGACCTGGCCGGCTTCAAGCCGGTGCTCGCCGCCCACGCCGCACTGGCGAACGGTCGGCACGGCGCCGCCGTCGCACTGCGCGAGGTACTGCGTGAGCTGTATCCGGCGGCGCTGCGGGCGTACCCGGATCCGGCGGAGCCGGTCTCGCTCGCCGTCCTCGACGCCCTGCCGGAGCCGGGCCTGCTCGGCGGCACCAGCGCCCGCGGCCGGGACACGTCGGTGGCCACCGACGCGATCGCGGCCCACCTCGCCGCGGACGGCGTCGCCGACGCGGCGGCCATCACCGACGCCGTCACGGCGCTGCGGGTGGCGATAGCGGAGACGCCCCGCCGGGCACCGGCGAACCAGGCCCTCACCTCAGCGGTGGCCGAGACGGTACGGCAGGCGGTCGCCGCCGTCCGTGCCTGCGACGCCGCCTGCGACGCGCTCGTGGCGACCCTCGACGCCCGGGTCACCACCCCGGCTCCGGTCTCGGGCCGACGGACCGTCCGCCGGGCGGCGCCCGAGGCACCGGCGGCCCTCGCGCCCGCCCGGTCCGGGTCCGACCGACGCGCGGCCTACGACGACCGCGGCGCACCCGAGCCCGCCGTCCTGGCCGGGCGGGTGGCGACCGAGAACCGGCCGAACGGCCGGCCGGCCCACGAGCCGGTGCCGAGCGGCGGCCGGCGCAGCCGACCCGAGCCGGCCACCAGCCTGCCGCTGCCGCCCCGTCCGGTGGCCCCACCACCGGTCGCTCCGGCACCTGTCGCGCCGCCTCCGGTGGCCCCTCGGCCGGTGGCTCCGGCGGCAGCGCACGCCGCCCCCGTCTCGGCCGCGCCCGCGCCCACCTCCGCGCCGCCCGGCCCGGGACGCCGGTCGGATCCGCCGGCCAACCGGCCGATCTCCGCGCCACCTCCGCCGCCGCCCGGCATCACCCCGATCTCGCCGGCCGCCCGCGGTCCGGTGCCGCCGGCGGACGCGGGCGAGCCCTTCCGGGCCACCCTCACCACGGCGGCGATCAACAGCGCCCGCAGCGAACGGCGACCGACCCCGATCACCCCGCGACCCAAGACCAACGGGGAGTCGCGGCCGCCGACGGGCGGTTTCGGCGCCACCGACCTGACCCTGCCGATGCCGGCGCCGCGCCCGGACAACGCTCCGGCCCCCGGTTCACGCGCCAACTGGCCCCTGGTGAACTCGGGCGACCGTCCGGACGCACCGGCCGCCCAGGACCGCCCGTTCACCTTCGGTGACCCGCCCGCCGAGCTTCAGCGGCGGACCGGAGCCGCCGCCGAGGGCCGGGTCACCCCGCCGTGGCTTGCCGACGACCTCCCGCCGGAGCCGCCGACGCTGCGCCTGGTGGAACCGCCGACCGAAGAACGGCTCGGCGAGGAACGCTCCCGCCGAGGCGAACGGGTGCTCGACGGGGACCGCCGCCACGCCGCTGACCGGGCCGGCCGCGACGCGCTCGACGGCGACCGGTCGCGCCGCGACCCGCTCGACGGAGGCCGGTCGCGCCGGGACGCGCTCGACGGTGGGCGGCTGCCCGAACGGTCACCGGTCGGTGGGCTCGCCCAGCGCGAGGAACCCCGATTCGACGCCCCGCCGTTGCGGCTCGTCGACCAGGAGTCGACCGATCGGGGTGGCCGCTCCGGTCGATCCCGGCGGGCCGCCGAGATCGGCGATCCGCCGTCGGCTCCCGTCTCCAGTGAGGGCGACGGCGACCTGCTGATCTTCGCGGCGACCCGGTCCGCCTGGTTCACCGGGCACGCCGAGGAGAGCGAGCTCGACTGGTCGTCGACCGCCGCCGACACCGGCTGGCGGGCCGCCGAGCAGGCTGCCCAACCGGCCGTCGGCGCGGAGACCGAGGCCGGGCTGCCGAAGCGGGTGCCGCAGGCGAACCTGGTTCCCGGCTCGCCGCTGCGCGACGAGCGACCGCTGCGGATCGTGCGCGACGCGGCGCGGATCGCCGAGCACACCACCGGCTACTTCCGGGGCTGGCGGCGCGGCCAGGAGATCGGCGGCTACGCGGTCGGCGGTCGGCCGGGCCGGGAGGCCGCCGGCGGCTGGGACTTCAGCCGCGACCCGATCGAGCGGGACGACCGCGACTTCGAGTTCCGGCC